The genome window GGCGATCGCGACCGCTTCGTGGATCTCCAGATGCAGGTAGGAGACGGCGACGGTGACGAGCGTCAGCACCATCAGGGTGGCGAACACCATGATGTACGTGCGGACGTGCTTGTCGATCTCGGCCGGGTCGTGGGCGGCGTGAGCCGCGTGACTGTCGCTCATGCGCGTCTCCTTAGAGCAGATACAGGATCGGGAAGAGGAAGATCCACACCAGGTCGACGAAGTGCCAGAAGAGTCCGGAGTACTCGACGCGGTGTCCGAGCAGCTCGCGATCGTGGTCCCAGTAGCTCGGTGCGGCGAAGAGGAAGTAGGCGTTGGTGATCATGCCGCCGATCACGTGCAGGCCGTGCAAGCCCGTCATGATGAAGTAGATGGCGAGGAAGTTGTTGGTGCTCGGCAAGAGGTGGTGCTCGAACTTCGCCGAGTACTCGACGTACTTGATGCCGAGGAAGCAGAATCCGAGGAGCACCGTGGCGCCGAGAAACATGCGGTATGCGCCGAAGTCGTTCCGCATGAGCGACGCCCATGCCATGACCATCGTGACCGACGAGGTGATCAGCACGATCGTGTTCACGGTCGCGAGCGGGACGTTCAGGATCGACGAGCCGTGCGGCCATTCGACCGCGGTCGTGCGCAGCACGATGTAGCTCGCGAAGAAGGCGCCGAAGAGCATCACTTCCGAGGCGAGGAAGCACCAGATGCCGATCTTGCCGTTGGTGAGGCCCGTGTCGGGCCGCGCCTCGGTGATGTAGGGAATCAGCTCCTGGGACATCGCTCAGGCCTCCTGCGCTTGCGGACGGAAGTCGGCGTGGTAGCCGTGCGGGCTGTAGTCGTACGGGCCCCGGTACACGACCGGATCGTGGAGGAAGTTGCCGTGCGGCGGCGGCGAGGGCGCCTCCCACTCGAGGGTCGTCGCCTTCCAGGGGTTCTTGTCGACGGCTTTTCCGCCGCGGATGCTCCAGAAGAAGTTGAGGATGAAGAGGATCTGGGCGGCGCCCATGATCCACGCCGCCCAGGACGACACGCCGTTCAGCCAGAGCACGTGCTGCCCGTGGGCGTAGCTCGCCCCGCCGTCGTAGAGCCGGCGCGAGACGCCGGCGAGGCCGATCCAGAACATCGGCATGAACACGCCGTTCATGCAGAGGAAGGTCAGCCAGAAGTGCAGCTTGCCGAGCGTCTCGTTCATCACGCGCCCGGTCGCCTTCGGGAACCAGTAGTAGATGCCCGCGAAGAAGGCCATGACGGTGCCCGGCGCCACGACGTAATGGAAGTGGCCGATCACGTAGTACGTGTCGTGGAGGTGGATGTCCGAGGAGGTCAGGCCGAGCGGTAGGCCCGTGAGGCCGCCGATCCCGAACATCGGCAGGAACGCGAGGGCGAAGAGCATGGGCGTCGTGTAGCGGATCGACCCGCCCCAGAGGGACAGGAAGAGCGCGGTCAGGACGACGACCGACGGCACCGAGATGATCATCGTCGTCGTCTGGAAGAAGGCCGCGATCGCGGACCCCATGCCCGTCATGAACATGTGGTGCGCCCAGACGATGAACGACATGAAGCCGAGGAAGATGATCGAGTAGACCATCGCGGTGTAGCCCCAGAGCGGCTTCCGGGTGTTGTTCGCGAGCACCTCCGCGACGATGCCCATGGCCGGGAGGATCAGGACGTAGACCTCGGGATGGGCGAGGAACCAGAAGAGGTGCTGCCAGAGGAGCGGGTTGCCGCCGCCCGCCACGTTCAGCGGCGCGCCGCTGATGACGAGGCCGCTCGGCAGGAAGAAGCTCGAGCCCGCGATACGATCCATGAGCTGCAGGAGGGCGCCCACCTCGAGCGGGGGGAACGCCAGCAGCAGCAGGAAGGACGTCACGAACTGCGCCCACACGAAGAAGGGGAAGCGCCAGAAGCTCATCCCCATGGTGCGGAGCTGGATGGTCGTGACGATGAAGTTGATCGCGCCGAGCAGCGACGACGTGATGATGAAGATCATCGCCACGATCCAGCCGGTCTGGCCGGGGTTGATGTTCGCGAGCGGCGAGTACGAGGTCCAGCCCGACTGCGCGGCGCCGCCCGGAAGGAAGAAGGTCGCGAGCATCATCACGCCGCCCACGAAAAAGAACTGGTAGCTCATCATGTTGAGGCGCGGGAACGCCATGTCCTTGGCGCCGATCTGGAGCGGCAGCACGTAGTTGCCGAAGCCGCCGACGCCGAGGGGCACGACGCCGAGGAAGACCATGATCGTGCCGTGCATGGCGCCGAGCTCATTGTAGAAGTCGGGCGTCATGACCCCGCCCGGCATGCGCGCCTCGCCGAACCAGGAGCCGATGAGCGGCAGCGGCTGGCCCGGATAGGCGAGCTGCCAGCGCATCAGCATCATCAGCGTGAAGCCGAACATCAGGAAGAAGAGCGCGGTCACGGCGTACTGGATCCCGATCGTCTTGTGGTCGGTCGAGAACACGTACGTGCCGAGGAACCCGGGCGCGTGATGGCCGTGCCCGTCGTCGTGCGCCTCCGCGTGCTCGCGGGCGGGGGAGTCGTGTCGTGCGTCCATGCGATCCGCTCCTGTTCCCTGAGTCGGGCGGGGCGCCCGCGTCCGCCGCGGACGCCCCGCATCGACCACGTGCTCAGTTGCCGCCGGGGGCGCTGAACTTGAAGTCGACCGTCTTGCTCTCGCCGTCGGCGACCGTGACCTTCTCGACCTTGGAGCCGAGCTTTTCGTGCCAGGCCTCGATCTCGTAGGTGCCGGCGGGGAGGTCGCCGTCGAGCTTGTACTTGCCGTCCTCCTTGGTGACCGCGAAGTACGGGTGCTCGAAGATCGAGACGTGCGCGGTCATCCACGGGTGGACGTCGCACTTCACCTGGAACGGCGTCACCTCCACCTTGTCGAACGTGTGCTCGGCGCTCTTGCGGGTCGCCGGCATCGCCATGTTGAACTGGCCGTTCACCTTCGGGAGCGCGTGGACGTTGTGGAGCACGCCGTCCGAGTTCAGCACCTTGAGCGGCTGGCCGACCTGCAACGCGAACACGTGCGGCTTGTACTGACAGCCGCTCTGATCCATCACGAACGCCTCTTTCGGCGCGGGGTACGTCTTGCCCGCCGGAAGGCCGCTCTTCACCGACACGATGATGTTGCCCATCGTGTTGCCGGAGCCGAGCACGAGCATCTCGTTGGCGACCGGGCTCGAGTGTTTCGCGGCGCACGCCGGGTCGGCGTCCATGGCGAGCGGCTTCAGGTTGGGAACTTTGCCTTCGTACGTGATGGTGCCGGTGACGGTGGCGCCGGCGAAAGCCGTCGACGCGGCAAGAGCAACGAGCAGCCCGCTGGCGATGAGCAGCCCACCGGCCAGGCCGCGCCCGAACATCTTCGAATGACCCATGTGATCCTCCTCGAGAGAAGTGTGAAGGGTGAAGCTCAGACGTTTTCGAACGAAAGCGATTCGGAGAGCCGCGGATCCCCGAGGGGCACCAGTGCCCGCCGGCTCGATACCCACCCGATCGCCGCGAGGAAGACGCCGCCGACCGCGCAGAACGCGCCGACGTCGATCAGCCCGAGCCGCGCGCCTTCGTGGTGCAGCACCGGCATGACGGCCCAGTGGAGATCGAGGAAATGCATCGACAGCTGCCACACCGCCGCGACGACGAGCAGGCCGGAATTGCGCTTCACGGCTCGGGGCATGAGGAAGAAGAAGGGGACGAGGAAGTGCCCGCCGGCGAGGAGCACGCCGATCGACTGCCACGATCCGACCTGCCGCTTCATGTAGTAGATCGTCTCCTCGGGGACGTTCGCATACCAGATCAGGAAGTACTGGGAGAAGGCGATGTAGGTCCAGAAGATCGTGAAGCCGAAGAGCAGCTTGCCGACGTCGTGCAGGTGCTCGACCGTGACGACGCCGCGAAGCGCGCCCTGCGCGTAGGCGAAGTGGACCAGGAGGATCACGAAGGAGAAGATCGCGACGACCGCCCCCGAGAAGAAGTAGACGCCGTACATCGTCGAGTACCATGCGGGCTCGAGGGACATCATCCAGTCGATCGCGGCGAAGCTCGTGGTGAGCGCGAAGACGACGATGCCGATCGGCGCGGCTCCGCGCAGACGCGCGCTGATCCGCTCGTCGCCGCTCTGGTCCTGTTTCTGCGACTGGGTGGAGAAGAAGATCGCGAGGACGCTCCACGCCGTGAAGTAGAAGATCGCGCGGAGGAACCAGAAGCCCTCGTTCAGGAAGGGCGCCTTCCCTTGGAGGAGCGGGCTCTTGGCGACCTCCTCCGGACGGGTCCACTCGTAGAGCTCGTGGCGTCCGAGCCAGATCGGGACGAAGAGGAGCGCGAAGACGGGCAGCGTCGCCATGACGTTCTCGACGACCCGGCGGAGCGACACGCCCCAGGCGGCGCGGGTCACGGCGAGGGTCAGCACGAAGAAGAGGCCCCCGAGGGCGATGCTGAGGAAGTACAGATAGGCGACCAGCCAGGAGAAATAGAACTGCGGGGTGCCGCCCGCGAGCCCGGCCGACACGCCGGTCCCGATGATCGCCAGCGCCGCCCCGGCGCCCGTCAGCCGCGCGAACGCGCGGCCGCCGTGCCGGGCGGGGTCGATCGCGACCGGCGGAGCGTGGCTCACGAGGCCGCGCCCTCGCGCCGGCGCACCAGCTGGACACGCGTCGCGCCGGTGCCGCTGAGCAGCCGCTCGGTGGCCGCCGCGTCGAACTTCGGATCCCAGGCCTCTACCGAGATGAAGAATCCGTCGTCGGTGACCTTCTCGAAGCGCTCGGCGCCGAAGAGGGGATGGAAGAGCATCGGCAGCTTGTTGAAGGCGAACATGCCGAAGACCGTCGCCAGGGCCGCGAGGAGCACGCCGCACTCGAACGTGATCGGCACGTAGGGCTGCCAGTTGAAGAGCGGCTTGCCGCTGATGACCATCGGGTAGGCGATCGCGTTCGCCCAGAGCTGGAGCGCCATCCCGCCGACCGCGCCGCCGACGCCGAAGGTGAGGGCCACGTAGGGGAGGCGCGAGCGCCCGAGCCCCATCGCCTTCTCGATGCCGTGGACCGGGAAGGGCGAGTGGGCGTCCCATTTTTCGTAGCCCGCGTCGCGGACCTTCTCGCAGGCGCGGAAGAGCGCGCCCGCCGAGTCGTACTCGGCGAGGAGGCCGAAGTAGTCGCCTTCCGGGAAGAGCCGCGGAACGAGGCCCATCAGCGCGCGCCCTCCGGTGCGAGCCGGCCGGCTATCGCCGGCGTCGCGTGACGCCCGCCCGCGTGGTGCGGGTCGGCCGCGGGCAGCACGGACTTCACCTCGGCCGCGGCGACCACCGGCAGGAAGCGGACGAACAGGCAGAACATCGTGAAGAAGAGGCCGAAGCTTCCGATCAGCAGCATCACGTCCCAGATCGTCGGGTAGAACATGCCCCACGACGACGGCAAGAAATCGCGGTGGAGCGACGTCACGATGATGACGAAGCGCTCGAACCACATGCCGATGTTCACGAAGATCGAGACGATGAAGTGGATGACGATGCTGGTGCGGGCGCGCTTGAACCAGAAGACCTGGGGCGAGAGCACGTTGCAGGTGATCATCGTCCAGTAGGCCCACCAGTACGGCCCGAAGGCGCGGTTGATGAAGGTGAACTGCTCGTAGGGGTTCCGGCTGAACCACGCGATGAAGAACTCCATCGCGTAGGCGTAGCCGACGATCGACCCCGTCAGGAGCATGATCCGCGCCATGCGGTCGAAGTGGAACGCCGTGAGAATGTGCTCGAGGCCGAGCGCCTTGCGGGTGATCACCATCAGCGTGACCACCATCGCGAAGCCGGAGAAGATGGCGCCCGCGACGAAGTACGGCGGGAAGATCGTCGTGTGCCAGCCAGGGAGCTGCGCGACCGCGAAGTCCATCGAGACGATCGAGTGCACGGAGAGCACGAGCGGCGTCGCGATGCCCGCGAGGATGAGGTACGCCATCTCGTAGTGCTGCCAGTTGCGCGCCGAGCCGCGCCAGCCGAGCGCGAAGAAGCCGTACGCGTAGCGGCGGATCTTGGTGGTGGCGCGGTCGCGCAGCGTCGCGAGATCCGGGATGAGGCCGACGTACCAGAAGAGCGCCGACACCGTGCCGTAGGTCGAGACCGCGAAGAAGTCCCAGAGGAGCGGGCTCCGGAAACCGGGCCACGTGCCCATCTGGTTCGGAAGCGGCGCCATCCAGTACGCGAGCCACGGGCGGCCGATGTGGATGCCCGGGAAGAGGAGCGCGCACATGACGGCGAAGATCGTCATCGCTTCCGCGGCGCGGTTGATCGACGTGCGCCACTTCTGCCGGAAGAGGAACAGGACCGCGGAGATCAGCGTGCCGGCGTGGCCGATGCCGATCCAGAAGACGAAGTTCGTGATGTCGAACGCCCACCCGACCGGCTGATTGAGGCCCCAGATCCCGATGCCCTCCCACACCAGCCAGGCGACGGAAAGGCCGAGGAGGCCCAGCATGGCGAGCGACGGCAGGAAGAAGAACCACCACGCGAGCGGCGTGGCGCGCTCCGCGGGTCGTGCGACGGCTTCGGTGATGGAGTGGAAATCGTGTCCGCCGAGGATCAGGGGAGCCCGGCCGACGACTGGTTCGTGGGAGACGTTGTCAATGACTTCCATCATGACGAACCGATGACCGCGCGTAGCACTACAAAAACATTCGGCCGAGGGTCAAGAGTTTCTCACGGCGTGCTTCTCATCGTGCGCGCGATGCCTCGTGCTCGCGCGCTTCCTTCAGCACGTGCTGCGCGCGGTGGAACACCTCGTCGATGCCGCGTTCGTCGGTGTCGTAGTAGCCGCGCACGTGACCGGTTTCGTCGACGAGCACGACCTTCGTCGTGTGCGGGATGTCGCCGTTCGCGAGCGCGGCGGTGTCGAGGCCCGGCACCTTGAACCCGGACACCAGGAGCGCGTGCAGGCGCTCGCGTGACCCGGTGAGGAGCGTCCAGCGGGCCGGATCGACGCCGTAGCGCGGCTCGGCGGCGCGCAGGACCTCGGGCGTGTCGCGCTCGGGGTCGACGGTGATGCTGACGAGGCGGACGTCCGCGACGCCACCCTCGGCGAAGCGCCGCTGGAGGTCCGCCATGCGGGCCATGACGAGCGGGCACACCGACGGACAATGGGTGAAGAAGAAGCTCGCGACCCAGACCGTGCCGGCGAGCTCTGGCGTGCCGAAGGGCCTTCCCGAGGCGTCCACCAGCGTGAACGCGGGGAGCTCGCCGAGGACCGGCGGCGGCTTCGGCTCGTAGCGCAGGAACGGGCGCAGCAGCGTCACCGTGACGCAGCCGACCACGAAGGCCAGGACGTAGGGGTTGCGCCAGAGCGGCGCACGCGCTCGGGGCTCCATCAGGCGCGCGTCAGCTTCTCGAGGACGGCGGCGTACTTGTACTGCCGGAGGTTCTGGCGGGCGTTCAGGAGGATGAGGACGATCAGGGCGATCCGGGCGCCGAGCGGGAAGGAGGGGTCGTGGAGGCGTGCCCACCCGTAGAAGAGGGCGAGACCGGCCGCGATCACGACCCCGGCGATCGCGAGTGTCCGGAACACCCGCTTCCGGCGCACGGCCCGCGCGGCGAAGGCGCGCTCGGCGTCGTTCAGGGGACCGATCGCGTGCGCCTCCGTCATGGGGCGAGCTTCTGGCAGACCACCCGACGCATTGCCAGCCGGGATCGATGGCGATGACCGATGTCGTCCGAGACGGTGATTCTTGACCTCTTCGCGCCGCCTGCGCTACAGCACGCCGCGAATGCTGCGCGGCTGATCCCTGAGCAGAGCAGAGCGAACGTCAACGGAAGTCCTCAGACCGCGCGAGTCTTCGGGCGGGGAGTCGGGTGCAGGCCGGTGGCGCAAATATTTCCCGAGCGGGCGAACAACCTACCTCTGGCGGTGGCGGTCGGCGCTCCGCTCGGCCTGCTCGGCGTCGTGGCGTTCGTCTGGTACTTCTTCTCGCCCTGGTACACGCAGGTCGGGTATCAGCCGCATCAGCCCGTCGCGTATAGCCACAAGCTCCACGCCGGCGACATGGAGATCAACTGCCGCTACTGCCACGCGGCGGTCGAGACGTCCGCGGTCGCGTCCGTCCCGCCGACGCAGGTGTGCATGAACTGCCACCAGCTCGCGAAGAAGGACAGCCCGCTCCTCCAGCCGATCCGCGACAGCGTGACGAGCCATCAGCCGATGGAGTGGGTGCGGATCCACGAGCTCGCCGACTACGTCTACTTCAACCACGCGGCGCACCTGCACGCGGGGGTGGGGTGTGTCGAGTGTCACGGCCGGATCGACCAGATGGAAGTGGTCCGCCAGGAACAGCCGCTCAGCATGGGCTGGTGCCTCGAGTGCCACCGCGACCCGGGGCCGCACCTTCGACCGCCGGATCAGGTGACGAACATGCGGTGGACGCCGTCGGCCACCCATGCCGAGCTCGCCGCGCGATGGATCTCCGAGCGCAAGATCGCGCCGCCGACCGATTGCTGGGGGTGTCATCGGTGAGCGACTACTGGCGAAGTCTCGGCGGGCGCGAGGGCTCGTCCGAGTTCGAGGCGAGCCGGCATCGCGAGTTTCCGCAAGGCGCGGCCGATGCGCCGGACGGCATCAGCCGGCGCGCCATGCTCGGACTCATGGGCGCAACGCTGTCGCTCTCCGGGCTGGCGGCGTGCCGCCGTCCGGTCGAGAAGATCGTCCCGTACGTCCAGGCGCCGGAGGACATGTTGCCCGGGATCCCGCTCCGGTACGCCACGACGATGCCTTTCCGCGGCAACGCGCTCGGGCTCCTCGTCGTCAGCAACGACGGTCGTCCGACGAAGGTCGAAGGCAACGAGCTCCACCCGGCCACGCGCGGCGCCTCGAACGTCTGGGCGCAGAATGCGATCTACGATCTCTACGATCCCGATCGGGCGCGCGGAGTGCTGCAGGGCGGCGCGCCGAAGGCCTGGAAGGACTTCGTCGACTACTGGGCCGCGCTCGACGCGAAGCTCGTGACCGACGGCGGTGACGGCTTCGCGATCGTGTACGAGCCGTCGACGTCGCCGACCGAGGCCCGCCTCCTCGAGCGCGTCCGGGGCCGCTTCCCACACGCGCGCATCTTCGGGTGGACCCCGCTCGCCGACGAGAATCGCGCCGCGGGTCTCCGGGTCGCGACGGGCGCCGAAGTCGCGCCCGTCTATCAGCTCGATCGGGCGCGCGTGATCCTCGCGCTCGATGCAGATTTCCTCCTCCACGACCCCGACCAGATCCGGCTCGCGCGCGACTTCGCCGCGGGCCGCCGCGATCCGGAGGCGATGAACCGGCTCTACGTCGCCGAGAGCACTCTCACGATCACCGGGATCGCCGCCGACCACCGGCTCGCGATGCCGAGCGGCCGCATCGTGAAACTCATGCTCGCGCTCGCGACCGAGCTCGGCGTGCGCGGCCTCGGCGGCATGGGCGTGAGCGGCTACACCGACGGCATCGACGCCGCGTGGGTGAAGGCCGTCGCGAAGGACCTGAAGGCGAACGCCGGGCAGGGCGTCGTGCTCGTCGGCGCGCTGCAGCCGCCCGAGGTGCACGCCGTGGCCGCGGTGTTGAACGACGCGCTCGGCAACGTCGGCAAGACGGTCTCGTACGTGTCGGCGCCGACCCTCGCGCGCGCCGCCGATCTTCAGGAGCTCGCGGGCGCGCTCGCGAACGGCGAGATCCAGACGCTGATCGTGCTCGGCGGCAATCCCGCCTACGATGCGCCGGCCGATCTCGACCTCGCGGCCAGGATCGCCAAGGTGCCGAACCGGATCCGCTTCGGGAGCCACGTCGACGAGACGTCGGCCGTCTGCGACTGGCACGTGCCGCAGGCGCACTTCCTCGAGAGCTGGGGCGACGCGCGCGCGCTCGGCGGCCCGCTCTCGATTGTGCAGCCGCTGATCGCGCCGCTCTTCGGAGGCCGCAGCACGATCGAGATGCTCGCGCTCTTCGAGACCGGGAAGGAGCAGAGCGGCTACGAGCTCGTGCGCGAGACCTGGAAGCCGATTCTCGGCGACGACTTCGAGCGGCGCTGGGAGCGCGTGCTCCACGACGGGGTTCTTCCCGACAGCGCGTCGAAGACGGTCGCGCCGACGACCGACACTTCGGCGATCGACAAGCTCGCAAGCGTCGGGACGCGCGAGAAGGACGGGGGGCTCGAGCTCGTGTTCCTGCCGTCGAACGTCGTGTGGGACGGGTGCGCGGCGAACAGCGCGTGGCTCCAGGAGCTTCCGGACCCGGTCTCGAAGCTCACCTGGGACAACGCCGCCCTCATGAGCAAGATCGACGCCGACGCGCTCGGCGTCACCGACGGCGACGTGGTGACGCTCGCCGTCGACGGGCGCTCGCTCACGGCGGCGGCGTTGATCCTGCCGGGACAGGCGGCCGGCTCGGTCGGGATCGCGCTCGGCTACGGCCGGACGGCGGCGGGACGCGTCGGCAACGGCGTCGGCTTCGACGCCTACGCTCTCCGGACGATGAAGGCGCTCGGCATCGCGCGCGGGCTGACGGTCGCGAAGGCGGGCGGCCGCCACCCGCTCGCGCTCACCCACGAGCACTGGAGCACCGAGGGCCGCGACATCGTGCGCGAGGAGGACGTGGGCGGCCGCGGCCCCGCGGCCGCGGGCGGGACGCACGGGGACCACGAGGCCAGTGGCCACGGCCACGGGGCCGCGGGTGAGCATCCGCCGCTCGTGTCGCCGTGGCCCGAGCGCACGTACGAGCACGGGCCGCAGTGGGCCATGACGATCGATCTGAGCTCCTGCGTCGGCTGCAACGCGTGCGTCGTCGCCTGCCAGAGCGAGAACAACATCCCGTCCGTCGGCAAGGACCAGGTGGCGCGCGGCCGCGAGATGCACTGGATCCGGGTCGACCGCTACTTCTCCGGCCGGCCCGAGGCGCCCGGGTCGATCGTGTTCCAGCCGGTGCCGTGCATGCACTGCGAGAACGCGCCCTGCGAGCAGGTGTGCCCGGTTGCCGCCACCTCGCACGGGGAGAGCGGGCTCAACGAGATGGTCTACAACCGCTGCATCGGCACGCGGTACTGCTCGAACAACTGCCCCTACAAGGTCCGCCGCTTCAACTTCTACAATTTCACCAAGGACACGCCCGAGACGCTGCAGATGGCGTACAACCCCGACGTCACCGTGCGGGCCCGCGGCATCATGGAGAAGTGCTCGTACTGCGTGCAGCGCCTCTCGCGCGCCGAGCGCGACGCGAAGCTCGCGAACCGTTCGCTCCAGGACGGCGACGCGCGGACGGCGTGCCAGCAGGCGTGCCCCGCGGAGGCGATCCAGTTCGGCGACATGCGCGATCCGGAGAGCAAGGTCGCCGCCTCGAAGGCGTCGCCGCGGCGCTACGACCTCCTGTCCGAGCTCAACACCAAGCCGCGCACCTCGTATCTCTCGCGTCTGCGCAATCCGAACCCGGAGCTCTCGACATGAGCCGCTCGCGCGCGAGAGCGGTCGTCGGGTCCGTGGTCGCGGTGCTCGCCGCGCTCGCCTTGCAGGGGTGCATGCGCGGCTGCAGCTCGAGCGAGCCGCCGGTGCTGATCAACTTCAGCATGTTCAATCAGCCGAAGTACAAGGCGCAGGCGAAGAGCGACTTCTTCTACGACGGCAAGACGATGCGGCAGCCCGTCGCCGGGACGATCGCGCGCGGACACCTCCACGAGGATCCGGCGCTCGCGACCGGCATGGACGCCGAGGGGCAGCCGCTTGCGACGTCGCCGGTGGCGGTCGACGCCGCGCTCCTCGCGCGCGGCGCCGACCGCTACGGCATCTACTGCCAGCCGTGCCACGACGAGCGCGGCGAAGGGAAGGGCGTGCTCGCGGAGCGCGCCAAGGTCCCGACCGCGAACCTCCTTGCCCAGCGCGTCCGGGAGCTCCCGGACGGCGCCATCTTCGACACGGTCACCAACGGCAAGGGCTTGATGGCGGGCTACCGGTATCCGATCACGGCGTCCGATCGCTGGGCGATCATCGCGTACGTCCGCGACATGCAGAAGAAGAACGCGGAGATGGAGGCCGCGAGATGAAGCCGCGCCTCCTGATCGCGGCGGCGATCGTCGTGCTGCTCGGCCTTGGCGGCGCGGTGCGCGTCTACCTCGCGCTCGAGAACCAGGCCTATCACCCGCCGGTGCGCTCGACGAGCGTCGAGTCGGGGGTGCCGCGCGAGCAGGCGCTCGAGGACATCGCCAAGGACCACGAGGCCAAGGCCAAAGCCAAGAAGTACGAGCCGCCGACCTATCGCACGCTGCCGCTCGTCAGCAGCCGGGTGGCGGTCTGGGTGGTGGCGCAGCTCCATCTCATGTTCGCGGCGTTCGTGCTCGCCGTGCCGATGTTCGCGTTCATCATCGAGCTCATCGGCTACTTCAACGGCGACAAACGCTACGACCGCCTCGCCTACGAGTTCACGAAGCTGCTTTCGACGTCGTTCTCCTTCACGGCGAGCTTCGGCGGGTTCCTGACCTTCCTCCTCATCATGCTGTACCCCGCCTTCACGAACTACCTGATGGAGATCTTCTCCTGGACGTTCTTCCCCTACGTCGCGCTGTTCTTCGCGGAGGCCGGATTCCTCTACAGCTACTACTACGGCTGGGGAAAGTTTCATCCGCTGGTGCACCTGTTCCTTGGCCTCGGAATCAACGTCGTCGGAACGCTGATCATGTTCATCGCCGACTCGTGGGCCTCGTTCATGATGACCCCGGGCGGCGTCTCGGACGCCGGCGCGCTCATCGACCCGTGGGCGGCCCTGGACAACTTCACGTGGATGCCGATCAACATCCACCGGTTCATCGGCAACATCGCCTTCGGCGGCTCGGTGGCCGCGGCCTACGCCGCCTGGAAGTTCCTCGGCGCCAAGACCGACGAGGAACGCGCCCACTACGACTGGATGGGCTACATGGGGAACTTCGTCGCGATCAGCGCGTTCCTCCCGCTGCCCTTCGCCGGCTACTACCTGGCGCGCGAGATCTACGGGTACAACCAGGCGCTCGGCATCATGATGATGGGCGGCGCCTTCTCGTGGCTGTTCATCATCCAGGCCGTCCTGATCGGCAACCTCTTCCTCGCCGCGAACTACTATCTCTGGCTCGGGATGGGCCGGATCGAGGGGACGCAGAGCTATCAGCGTTACGTGAAGTACCTGCTCGCCGCGATTGCCGTGTGCTTCGCGGTGTGGGCGACGCCGCGCTCGATCCTGGCGTCCGTGAGCGAGATCAAGGCCATGGGCGGTACGCTGCATCCGGCCCTCGGCGTGCTCGGAGTGATGTCGGCGAAGAACACGGCCGTGAACATCCTCATCCTGACGACGTACGTGAGCTTCCTCTTCTATCGCCGCACCGGGAAGCGGCCGACCGTGGCGTGGGCGGCGCTCGGCAACGCCGCGCAATTCCTGATCTTCTTCGGCGTCTCCGCCTTCGTGATCGCGCTCGGGGTCTACGGCTACTTCGTCGACGCCGCGACCCGCATCGGCCTGTCGATCCCGCAGGTGCTGTCGGTGCTGTTCGCCATGGTCGCCATGACCGTGATCGACGCGTTCCTGCTACGCGGCGCCGAGGAGACCGGCGCGACGCATTGGGGGAAGCTGCCGGCGATCTCGCAGTACGTGCTGATCTTCATCGCCGTCACCTTCACCTGGCTCATGGGCCTGATGGGCTACGTGCGGTCGGGGCTGCGCCAGCACT of Deltaproteobacteria bacterium contains these proteins:
- a CDS encoding SCO family protein; the protein is MEPRARAPLWRNPYVLAFVVGCVTVTLLRPFLRYEPKPPPVLGELPAFTLVDASGRPFGTPELAGTVWVASFFFTHCPSVCPLVMARMADLQRRFAEGGVADVRLVSITVDPERDTPEVLRAAEPRYGVDPARWTLLTGSRERLHALLVSGFKVPGLDTAALANGDIPHTTKVVLVDETGHVRGYYDTDERGIDEVFHRAQHVLKEAREHEASRAR
- a CDS encoding cytochrome c3 family protein, which translates into the protein MSSETVILDLFAPPALQHAANAARLIPEQSRANVNGSPQTARVFGRGVGCRPVAQIFPERANNLPLAVAVGAPLGLLGVVAFVWYFFSPWYTQVGYQPHQPVAYSHKLHAGDMEINCRYCHAAVETSAVASVPPTQVCMNCHQLAKKDSPLLQPIRDSVTSHQPMEWVRIHELADYVYFNHAAHLHAGVGCVECHGRIDQMEVVRQEQPLSMGWCLECHRDPGPHLRPPDQVTNMRWTPSATHAELAARWISERKIAPPTDCWGCHR
- a CDS encoding TAT-variant-translocated molybdopterin oxidoreductase, whose amino-acid sequence is MDLRAQDRAADRLLGVSSVSDYWRSLGGREGSSEFEASRHREFPQGAADAPDGISRRAMLGLMGATLSLSGLAACRRPVEKIVPYVQAPEDMLPGIPLRYATTMPFRGNALGLLVVSNDGRPTKVEGNELHPATRGASNVWAQNAIYDLYDPDRARGVLQGGAPKAWKDFVDYWAALDAKLVTDGGDGFAIVYEPSTSPTEARLLERVRGRFPHARIFGWTPLADENRAAGLRVATGAEVAPVYQLDRARVILALDADFLLHDPDQIRLARDFAAGRRDPEAMNRLYVAESTLTITGIAADHRLAMPSGRIVKLMLALATELGVRGLGGMGVSGYTDGIDAAWVKAVAKDLKANAGQGVVLVGALQPPEVHAVAAVLNDALGNVGKTVSYVSAPTLARAADLQELAGALANGEIQTLIVLGGNPAYDAPADLDLAARIAKVPNRIRFGSHVDETSAVCDWHVPQAHFLESWGDARALGGPLSIVQPLIAPLFGGRSTIEMLALFETGKEQSGYELVRETWKPILGDDFERRWERVLHDGVLPDSASKTVAPTTDTSAIDKLASVGTREKDGGLELVFLPSNVVWDGCAANSAWLQELPDPVSKLTWDNAALMSKIDADALGVTDGDVVTLAVDGRSLTAAALILPGQAAGSVGIALGYGRTAAGRVGNGVGFDAYALRTMKALGIARGLTVAKAGGRHPLALTHEHWSTEGRDIVREEDVGGRGPAAAGGTHGDHEASGHGHGAAGEHPPLVSPWPERTYEHGPQWAMTIDLSSCVGCNACVVACQSENNIPSVGKDQVARGREMHWIRVDRYFSGRPEAPGSIVFQPVPCMHCENAPCEQVCPVAATSHGESGLNEMVYNRCIGTRYCSNNCPYKVRRFNFYNFTKDTPETLQMAYNPDVTVRARGIMEKCSYCVQRLSRAERDAKLANRSLQDGDARTACQQACPAEAIQFGDMRDPESKVAASKASPRRYDLLSELNTKPRTSYLSRLRNPNPELST
- a CDS encoding cytochrome c, giving the protein MSRSRARAVVGSVVAVLAALALQGCMRGCSSSEPPVLINFSMFNQPKYKAQAKSDFFYDGKTMRQPVAGTIARGHLHEDPALATGMDAEGQPLATSPVAVDAALLARGADRYGIYCQPCHDERGEGKGVLAERAKVPTANLLAQRVRELPDGAIFDTVTNGKGLMAGYRYPITASDRWAIIAYVRDMQKKNAEMEAAR